The following are encoded in a window of Candida dubliniensis CD36 chromosome 4, complete sequence genomic DNA:
- a CDS encoding UDP-glucose ceramide glucosyltransferase (Similar to Pneumocystis carinii PCGCS1) — protein MDQEELSLFRIITGYFFLLWYIIILVAAYSGFFEIFFNFRNRPVLQSVHQNDPESDDDEIYEGVTIIRPIKGIDPELISCLESSFCQNYPRSKVQILFCVDDPNDPSLSIIQKLIAKYPTVDAQILTSDSYNPQTKTSDDHYGPNPKVNNLAKGFVHAKYDILWVMDSNVWASSNILKNSVISLNSNLNMSRKMGQSRPVKLVHHVPLALSINNVTRGDGLVGGQDLEITAMTPVPSSESINSQLVKRKQSPKSKNSLTANSGATYSRFSKKLGAELDEMFLHTSHSKFYVSLNNLAVAPCVNGKSNIYRRSDLDQSVRLIPHKDSPFFKDPKVKQDAGYYTSLGVGHAIKFFARYIGEDNMIGIALWENSQGRTGLTGDVVVQPYSGLENNALRDYIQRRVRWLRVRKYMVLLATLIEPTTESIICGIYGTYAISTIFLGTWFNKSWFVIHMLIWMLTDYVQYYILINHTLDVKNVTYLPNWLHDAIPPKQRNCLQWGYIWILRELLALPIWVIAMIGHEIDWRGKPFRIKKDLTAEEM, from the coding sequence ATGgatcaagaagaattatCCCTTTTCAGGATTATCACTGGGTATTTCTTTCTACTATGGTATATAATTATCCTTGTGGCAGCCTACAGTGGGTTTTTTgagatttttttcaattttagaaATCGACCAGTACTACAGTCAGTTCACCAAAATGACCCTGAGagtgatgatgacgaaATATATGAAGGGGTAACAATTATACGACCAATTAAAGGCATTGATCCAGAGTTGATATCGTGTTTAGAATCTTCATTTTGTCAAAATTATCCAAGAAGTAAAGTGcagattttgttttgtgttGATGATCCAAATGATCCTTCCCTTTCCATAATCCAAAAATTGATAGCAAAATACCCAACAGTCGATGCTCAAATCCTAACTAGTGATAGCTATAACCCTCAAACGAAAACTAGTGATGACCATTATGGACCCAATCCCAAAGTTAATAATTTGGCAAAGGGGTTTGTCCATGCCAAGTATGATATTTTATGGGTGATGGATAGTAATGTTTGGGCAAGTTctaatattttgaaaaattctgTAATTTCATTGAATAGCAATTTAAACATGTCGAGAAAGATGGGACAATCAAGACCAGTGAAATTAGTTCATCATGTTCCCTTGGCATTAAGTATCAATAATGTAACCAGAGGTGATGGTTTAGTTGGTGGTCAAGATCTAGAAATTACGGCAATGACCCCTGTTCCTTCATCTGAATCTATTAATTCACAATTAGTGAAACGTAAACAGTCACCGAAATCtaaaaattcattgacTGCCAATTCAGGTGCTACATATTCAAGGTTTTCAAAGAAATTGGGAGCAGAACTTGATGAAATGTTCTTGCACACATCGCATTCCAAGTTTTATGTACTGTTGAACAATTTGGCAGTAGCGCCATGTGTTAATGGTAAATCTAATATTTATCGTCGTTCAGACTTGGATCAATCAGTTAGATTAATTCCTCATAAGGATTCcccatttttcaaagacCCAAAAGTGAAACAAGATGCAGGGTATTATACTTCTTTGGGGGTTGGGCACGCGATTAAATTTTTCGCCCGATACATTGGTGAAGACAATATGATTGGAATTGCTCTTTGGGAAAATAGTCAAGGAAGAACAGGATTAACTGGAGATGTAGTTGTGCAACCTTATAGTGGGTTAGAAAACAATGCCCTTAGAGATTATATTCAAAGACGAGTAAGATGGCTCAGAGTCAGAAAATATATGGTTTTGTTGGCAACATTGATTGAACCAACTACCGAGTCGATTATCTGTGGTATCTATGGTACTTATGCTATCTCAACTATTTTTCTCGGTACTTGGTTCAACAAGTCCTGGTTTGTTATACATATGCTTATATGGATGTTGACAGATTATGTACAATATTACATTTTGATAAACCATACGTTGGATGTTAAAAATGTTACTTACTTGCCTAATTGGTTACACGATGCTATTCCACCCAAACAGAGAAATTGCTTACAATGGGGGTATATTTGGATACTTCGAGAGTTATTGGCATTGCCTATTTGGGTAATTGCAATGATAGGACATGAAATCGATTGGAGAGGAAAACCATTCAGAATTAAGAAAGATTTAACTGCTGAAGAAATGTGA
- the CAT2 gene encoding carnitine O-acetyltransferase, mitochondrial precursor, putative (In S. cerevisiae: present in both mitochondria and peroxisomes, transfers activated acetyl groups to carnitine to form acetylcarnitine which can be shuttled across membranes), giving the protein MFKFRIPQQILKQNSTSSKSIIMPVLKKPFSTSNPKGDLFKYQSQLPKLPVPSLEETAAKYLKTVEPFLNKDQLAATKQKVENFIQPGGVGEALQARLANFASDKDNWLAEFWDDYAYMSYRDPVVPYVSYFFSHKDINNVIGNDQLLKASLIAYYTIEFQEKVLDESLDPEVIKGNPYCMNAFKYMFNNSRVPAEGSDITQHYDGEANKFFIVIYKNNFYKVPTHNESGQRLSKGELYSYLQQVKNDATPKGLGLGALTSLNRDEWLGAYNNLLKSPINQASLESIFASAFVICLDSHNPVTIEEKSKNCWHGDGQNRFFDKPLEFFVSANGNSGFLGEHSRMDATPTVQLNNTVYKKITEESPEELIVEIGGSAPKIGPAEILPFDINPTTRANISDAISKFNATIAAHDEEIFQHYGYGKGLIKKFKVSPDAYVQMLMQLAYFKYTGKIRPTYESAATRKFLKGRTETGRTVSNESKKFVETWTNPKATNEEKVSSFQAAAKQHVAYLSAAADGKGVDRHLFGLKQMLQPNEPVPEIFTDPIFSYSQTWYISSSQVPSEYFQSWGWSQVIDDGFGLAYLINNDWIHVHISCKRGNGLKSDHLKWYLVESANEMKDILTKGLLSEPKAKL; this is encoded by the coding sequence ATGTTTAAATTTAGAATTCCAcaacaaatattgaaacaaaactCAACAAGTTCCAAATCTATAATCATGCcagttttgaaaaaaccATTTTCAACATCTAACCCAAAAGGTGATTTGTTCAAATATCAATCACAATTGCCAAAATTGCCAGTTCCATCTTTGGAAGAAACTGCTGctaaatatttaaaaacGGTTGAGccatttttaaataaagatCAATTAGCTGctacaaaacaaaaagttgaaaactTTATTCAACCTGGTGGTGTCGGTGAAGCTTTACAAGCTAGATTAGCCAATTTTGCTAGTGATAAAGATAACTGGTTGGCTGAATTTTGGGATGATTATGCTTATATGTCATATAGAGATCCTGTGGTTCCATACgtttcttattttttctcCCACAAAGATATCAACAATGTGATTGGTAACgatcaattgttgaaagCTAGTTTGATAGCATACTACACCATTGAATTCCAAGAAAAAGTATTAGACGAAAGTTTGGACCCAGAAGTCATTAAAGGTAATCCATACTGTATGAATGCCTTCAAATACATGTTTAACAATTCAAGAGTTCCAGCTGAAGGTTCTGATATCACCCAACATTACGATGGTGAAGCTaacaaattctttattgttatttacAAGAACAACTTTTACAAAGTTCCAACTCACAATGAAAGTGGTCAAAGATTATCCAAGGGAGAACTTTACAGTTACTTGCAACAAGTTAAAAACGATGCTACTCCTAAAGGTCTTGGATTGGGTGCATTAACTTCTTTGAATAGAGATGAATGGTTGGGTGCTTATAACAACTTGTTGAAATCTCCAATAAATCAAGCCTCCTTGGAATCCATTTTTGCTTCTGCTTTTGTTATTTGCTTAGACTCACACAACCCAGTTAccattgaagaaaaatccaaaaattGCTGGCACGGTGATGGTCAAAACAGATTTTTTGACAAACCGTTGgaattttttgttagtgCTAACGGTAATTCTGGTTTCCTTGGTGAACATTCAAGAATGGACGCCACACCAACCGTTCAATTAAACAACACTGTTTACAAGAAAATCACTGAAGAAAGCCCAGAAGAgttaattgttgaaatcGGTGGTTCTGCACCAAAAATTGGTCCTGCTGAAATCTTGCCTTTTGATATCAACCCAACTACTAGAGCCAATATTTCTGACGCCatttcaaaattcaatGCCACTATTGCTGCtcatgatgaagaaattttcCAACATTACGGTTACGGTAAAGGTttaatcaagaaattcaaGGTTTCCCCAGATGCTTATGTTCAAATGTTGATGCAATTGGCTTATTTCAAATACACTGGTAAAATCAGACCAACTTATGAGTCCGCCGCCACCAGAAAATTCTTGAAAGGTAGAACTGAAACTGGTAGAACTGTATCTAATGAATCTaagaaatttgttgaaactTGGACCAATCCAAAGGCTAccaatgaagaaaaagtcTCTAGTTTCCAAGCTGCTGCTAAACAGCACGTTGCTTATTTGTCTGCTGCTGCTGATGGTAAAGGTGTTGATCGTCATTTGTTTGGTTTGAAACAAATGTTGCAACCAAACGAACCAGTTCCAGAAATTTTCACTGACCCAATTTTTAGTTATTCACAAACTTGGTACATTTCATCATCTCAAGTGCCTTCGGAATACTTCCAATCCTGGGGTTGGTCACAAGttattgatgatggttTCGGTTTAGCTTATTTAATCAACAACGACTGGATCCATGTCCATATTTCTTGTAAGAGAGGAAACGGATTAAAATCTGATCATTTGAAATGGTACTTGGTAGAAAGCGCCAACGAAATGAAAGACATTTTGACCAAGGGCTTGTTATCTGAACCAAAGGCCAAATTGTAA
- a CDS encoding conserved hypothetical protein (possibly fungus-specific) — MSNNPHRTHKRQKSSVSNPGYYFTPENKSEIQQQPSQSQSQETQQQQQQQQQQQQHSQTHNIYDNDNYMNYNFPPTSNRPRASTIAAAAATTVHPGSELSHESHSVHTSPLKRTASSELDQPIPAMVPSSPLVSSAPYYYSQSSQQQNLSYHDQQQQQHQQQQSTPQGQQISSSSQQISQTGVPPPLYGTSSSIPPGSTMQPSTSFAFHTSHSTYNPSFDSSNLYNSAFRLPEYPTTSSNTLMSTTGGKQYQQSSALLPSGTLPPSILGTSSSHVSALRQHQKNNLSISSHLTLFSLSGNNSSQLQSQGPSFQQAGTGVDDIKRSSKESTAILNDLLFNLTSVDGSNINTFLLSILRKIDSPLTLDDFYNLLYNDRQRTLLDNSNYQNRIDKTVVSPNDTDMTVTIINQLLNFFKTPSMLVDYFPNLEDKDNKLTNINYHELLRTFLAIKILHDILIQLPISEDDDPQNYTIPRLSIYKTYYIICQKLIASYPSSSNTRNEQQKLILGQSKLGKLIKLVYPNLLIKRLGSRGESKYNYLGVMWNTNIVQQEIKQLCDDHELNDLNEIFNSDNNNPFASIAPSGPATASSTPRRGISHKRTSSKQKIKTEHLSGNPFLQPLQASHHHHHSHHHQQPPQESLQQQLTEHITAPRLSFLKNDTKYPTDANLSLLDDDNWFVRLSYECYARQPALNRELIHQIFLKNEFLLNNSSLLRNLMDSIIKPLVMQETYANVDLVLYLAILIEILPYLLLLKSSTNINLLKNLRLNLLHLINNFNNELKKLDSPKFPTERSTIFLVIIKKLINLNDLLITFIKLINRNICKTTMSSDIENFLKINSQTVKLDDDDNSFFFNLNTTSMGEVNFNFKNEILSNDLIYTLIGYNFDPTTNNELKNSISMNFINEEINIIDEFFKNDLLNFLNTDFHGGLDDDNGEEDDDEEADPSPAHPIAATGSQGSLSPEPVSTGNPSVPPTRNTSISEVNAENKRGNEVVLTPKETAKLNSLINLIDKRLLSSHFKSKYPILMYNNCISFILNDILKHIFLKQQQQQLQSSSSQLHDTQPLTQQDSATGISGGSSSANNANNSFGNWWVFNSFIQEYMSLIGELVGLHDNLV, encoded by the coding sequence ATGTCCAATAACCCACATAGAACACATAAACGACAGAAATCGTCAGTGCTGAACCCTGGATATTACTTCACACCTGAAAACAAGCTGGAGATACAGCAACAACCACTGCAACTGCAACTGCAAGAGAcccagcaacaacaacaacaacagcagcagcagcagcagcattCTCAAACGCACAATATATATGATAATGACAACTACATGAATTACAACTTTCCACCCACTAGTAATAGACCCAGAGCATCAACAatagcagcagcagcagcaacaacagtaCATCCGGGAAGCGAATTGTCCCATGAAAGTCACTCTGTGCATACTTCGCCTTTGAAACGAACAGCATCATCAGAACTTGATCAACCTATTCCTGCCATGGTGCCATCATCTCCACTAGTCAGTTCAGCACCATATTATTACTCACAGTCTTCTCAACAACAGAATCTTTCGTACCatgatcaacaacaacaacaacaccagcaacaacaatctaCTCCACAAGGTCAACAAATTTCACTGCTGTCACAACAGATTCTGCAGACAGGAGTACCGCCACCACTATATGGTACTAGTTCAAGTATTCCTCCTGGCTCTACAATGCAACCTAGTACTTCGTTTGCATTTCACACTTCGCATTCAACATATAATCCTTCATTTGACTCTTCTAATTTATATAACCTGGCTTTCAGATTGCCAGAATACCCAACTACCAGCTCGAACACATTAATGTCTACCACAGGTGGTAAACAGTATCAACAATCTTCTGCATTATTACCATCTGGTACATTGCCTCCATCCATTTTAGGCACATCATCGCTGCATGTTTCTGCTTTGCGGcaacatcaaaaaaataatttgtcCATTTCTTCCCATTTGACGTTATTTAGTCTAAGTGGGAACAATTCCTCACAATTGCAGTCACAAGGACCCTCGTTTCAACAAGCTGGAACTGGAGTGGATGATATTAAACGTTCCTCAAAGGAATCAACAGCCATCCTCAatgatttgttgtttaatttaACCTCTGTTGATGGTTCAAATATCAATACGTTTTTGTTATCTATATTAAGAAAAATCGATTCACCTTTGACTTTGGATGACTTTTACAATTTGTTATACAATGACAGACAACGTACATTGTTGGACAATTCTAATTACCAAAACCGCATTGACAAGACGGTCGTAAGTCCCAATGACACAGACATGACAGTTACcataattaatcaattgttgaattttttcaaaactcCTAGTATGTTGGTTGATTATTTCCCAAACTTAGAAGATAaggataataaattgacaAATATAAACTACCATGAATTGCTTCGTACATTCCTTGCCATCAAAATTTTGCATGATATTCTAATCCAGTTGCCAATAAGTGAAGACGATGATCCTCAGAACTACACCATTCCTAGATTGTCTATCTATAAAACTTATTATATCATCTGTCAGAAATTGATTGCAAGCTATCCCAGTTCATCAAATACAAGAAACGAACAACAAAAGTTGATTCTTGGTCAATCCAAACTTGGTAAATTGATCAAGTTAGTGTATCCCAATTTATTGATCAAACGATTGGGAAGCAGAGGTGAATCAAAATACAACTATCTTGGAGTAATGTGGAATACAAATATTGTTCAACAGGAAATCAAGCAATTATGTGATGACCAcgaattaaatgatttgaatgaGATTTTCAAtagtgataataataatccgTTTGCATCAATAGCTCCTAGTGGACCTGCAACCGCAAGCTCAACACCAAGGCGTGGAATAAGTCATAAACGGACTTCTtctaaacaaaaaattaaaacagAGCATCTTTCTGGTAATCCATTTTTACAGCCGCTTCAAGCCTcgcatcatcatcatcatagTCACCACCATCAACAGCCTCCTCAGGAATCATTGCAGCAACAATTGACGGAACATATTACAGCACCCCGTTTATCATTCTTAAAAAACGACACAAAATACCCCACGGATGCCAACCTATCCCTAttggatgatgataattggTTTGTTAGGTTAAGCTATGAATGTTACGCCAGACAACCTGCTTTAAACCGAGAGTTGATTCATCAGATCTTTcttaaaaatgaattctTGTTAAATAATTCGAGTTTGTTGCGTAATTTGATGGATTCGATTATAAAACCGTTGGTGATGCAAGAAACTTATGCGAATGTCGATTTGGTTTTATATTTGGCGATCCTCATTGAAATTCTACCTTATTTGCTATTACTTAAATCATCCAccaatatcaatttgttaaaaaatttaagaTTAAATTTGTTacatttgataaataattttaacaatgagttaaaaaaattagattcACCAAAGTTCCCAACAGAAAGGTctacaatttttttggtaataATTAAGAAgttgatcaatttgaaCGATTTGTTGATCACTTTTATCAAGTTGATCAATCGAAATATTTGCAAGACCACGATGTCAAGTGATATTGAGAACTTTTTAAAGATAAACTCCCAGACAGTTAaattagatgatgatgataatagttttttctttaatttgaaTACTACATCTATGGGGGAAGTgaacttcaatttcaaaaacgAAATTCTATCAAATGACTTGATTTATACGTTAATTGGCTACAATTTTGATCCTACTACAAATAAtgagttgaaaaattccATTTCTATGAACTTTATAAATGAGGAGATCaacattattgatgaattctttaaaaatgatctattgaattttttgaatacGGATTTCCATGGTGGTCTTGATGACGACAATGGTGAGGAGGATGATGACGAAGAAGCTGATCCTAGTCCTGCTCACCCAATTGCTGCAACTGGATCTCAGGGCTCCTTATCACCAGAACCGGTGTCAACTGGTAACCCATCAGTTCCACCTACTAGAAATACTTCAATATCTGAAGTTAACGCGGAGAATAAACGTGGGAATGAAGTTGTATTAACTCCGAAAGAAACTGctaaattgaattctttaattaatttgattgataagCGATTGCTTTCTAGTCATTTCAAGTCCAAATATCCAATCTTGATGTACAACAATTGCATTTCATTTATCTTAAATGACATTTTGAAAcatatatttttaaaacagcaacagcaacagttGCAAAGTTCCTCTAGTCAATTACATGATACACAACCGTTGACTCAACAAGATTCAGCTACAGGAATTAGTGGTGGTTCGTCAAGTGCTAACAATGCTAATAATAGTTTTGGGAACTGGTGGGTcttcaattcatttataCAAGAATACATGAGTTTAATTGGAGAATTGGTTGGTTTACATGATAATTTAGTATAG
- a CDS encoding acetylspermidine oxidase, putative (Similar to S. cerevisiae FMS1;~In S. cerevisiae: polyamine oxidase, converts spermine to spermidine, which is required for the essential hypusination modification of translation factor eIF-5A; also involved in pantothenic acid biosynthesis) has translation MPHKKVVIVGGGISGIKAATDLYKSGIKSTVILEAQPRLGGRLFTIESTHNKGTTYDYGASWFHDCLNNPLLDKAQQLGNVKYYFDDGKYLYFNEFEGEIEKWKFETVLEEMMTYFQLVYKQNPGKSDISVKQLAQEYVDRYRNILTEEQIDLSLSAVRMWSELWHGESWDLLSGKYCFADDGHLGRNAFVKNGYNTVFINELKELPRTYRDSSIKLNAQVCKIDYTNKKRILVYLKDGRTYSCDYIIVTIPQTILKITNPNDANYIQWVPEIPPNIQKVLPDVYFGSLGKVVLEFDHCFWPRDVDRFYGLTNGVPSQDTITVDAWDYPTILINYQAVNNVPSLVALTQNPLSKYIENLQPHEKQQRIWSIFKPLIAKICERNGIQKIPEPHSIYHTPWNNESLFRGSYGTSLVGTQDPSAVIKAFVDGYQNRIRFAGAETMDDSSNGCAHGGWFSGQREAQFIVQQEAQKKVDSKL, from the coding sequence ATGCCACATAAAAAAGTTGTCATCGTAGGTGGAGGTATATCAGGAATAAAGGCTGCGACAGATTTGTATAAGAGTGGTATTAAAAGCACAGTCATTTTAGAAGCACAACCTCGTTTAGGTGGACGATTGTTCACAATCGAATCCACACACAATAAAGGAACAACATATGATTATGGTGCATCGTGGTTTCATGattgtttaaataatcCATTGTTAGATAAGGCCCAACAGTTGGGTAATGTCAAATATTACTTTGATGATGGGAAGtatttatatttcaatgaatttgaagGAGAGATTGAGAAATGGAAATTTGAAACTGTTCTTGAAGAAATGATGACATATTTCCAATTGGTTTATAAACAGAACCCTGGTAAGTCGGATATTTCTGTGAAACAGTTAGCACAAGAATATGTTGACAGGTATCGAAATATCTTAACAGaagaacaaattgatttgtcTTTGAGTGCTGTACGAATGTGGAGTGAACTATGGCACGGTGAATCATGGGATTTACTCTCTGGTAAGTATTGTTTTGCCGATGATGGGCACTTGGGTAGAAATGCATTTGTTAAAAATGGATATAATACAGTTTTCATCAACGAGTTGAAAGAATTGCCAAGAACATATCGAGATTCctcaatcaaattgaatgcTCAAGTTTGCAAGATTGACTACACGAATAAAAAGAGAATTCTTGTTTATCTTAAAGATGGTAGAACATATTCTTGCGATTATATAATAGTGACAATTCCACaaacaattttgaaaattacTAATCCGAACGATGCAAATTATATTCAGTGGGTTCCAGAAATACCTCCTAATATTCAAAAAGTTTTACCGGATGTTTATTTTGGCTCTTTAGGGAAAGTGGTTTTGGAGTTTGATCATTGCTTTTGGCCAAGAGATGTGGACAGGTTTTATGGTTTGACAAACGGTGTCCCCTCACAAGATACAATCACCGTCGATGCTTGGGATTATCCCACAATATTAATCAACTACCAAGCTGTAAATAATGTTCCGTCTTTAGTTGCGTTGACTCAAAACCCTTTATCGAAATACATTGAGAATTTACAACCACACGAAAAGCAACAAAGAATCTGGTCAATCTTCAAGCCATTGATTGCAAAAATTTGTGAGCGGAACGGGATTCAGAAAATACCAGAACCTCATTCAATTTACCATACACCCTGGAACAATGAGTCATTGTTTAGAGGTAGTTACGGAACGTCCTTGGTCGGCACACAAGACCCTTCAGCTGTCATTAAAGCTTTTGTTGATGGGTATCAAAATAGAATCAGATTTGCAGGTGCAGAGACTATGGATGATAGTTCTAATGGGTGTGCACATGGAGGTTGGTTTTCTGGTCAAAGAGAGGCCCAATTTATAGTACAACAAGAAGCTCAAAAGAAAGTAGATTCGAAATTGTAA
- a CDS encoding HMG1/2-related protein, putative (Similar to S. cerevisiae HGH1): MPTELEELVSFLHSPQPAVSQIALDNLVGYSTGPHQKVFSYNNYEAIKDLKNISKSNGKTLVNQSVTILANLCDDLVMRNLIVEDEEYLKYLATQIINIKNSNADLMCILLTNLAKNDAINKVLDFEVELDDEHKKVFSSKKVIDCLMDCFVKGYDRKLNEYANYDYLSYFFADLSRFKQGRTYFITEQTYDEVVPLSKVLVFTEKYDDKIRREGVASTIKNSLFDTNAHMKLLTDPKINLLPFILLPLAGPEEIDEDEMFELPEELQLLPSDKKREPLSGILCIHLESLLLLCTTRAGREYLREKHVYSIIKELHKAIEIEQVTDLCDRVVQMLKRDEAPETAEIEEIESDSDDDKIVEIV; this comes from the coding sequence ATGCCAACAGAATTAGAAGAGTTGGTGTCATTTTTGCATTCACCACAACCTGCTGTTTCTCAGATAGCGTTAGACAATTTGGTTGGTTATTCCACTGGTCCACACCAAAAAGTGTTTAGCTACAACAATTATGAAGCCATCAAGGacttgaaaaatataagCAAATCTAATGGTAAAACTTTGGTTAACCAATCCGTAACTATTTTAGCAAATTTATGTGATGATTTGGTTATGAGAAACTTGattgttgaagatgaagagtatttgaaatatttggctacacaaattattaatattaaaaatagCAATGCTGATTTAATGTGTATTTTATTGACTAATTTAGCCAAAAATGATGCCATAAACAAAGTATTAGATTTTGAAGTGGAATTAGATGATGAACATAAAAAAGTGTTTTCATCGAAAAAAGTCATTGATTGTTTAATGGACTGTTTTGTCAAAGGTTATGATAGAAAGTTGAATGAATATGCCAATTACGATTATTTATCTTATTTCTTTGCTGATTTGTCTCGTTTCAAACAGGGGAGAACTTATTTTATAACTGAACAAACCTACGACGAAGTGGTTCCATTGTCAAAAGTTTTGGTTTTTACAGAAAAGTATGACGACAAGATTAGAAGAGAAGGGGTCGCTTCAACCATCAAAAATTCGTTGTTTGATACCAATGCCCatatgaaattattgacaGATCCTAAAATCAACTTATTAccatttatattattgCCATTAGCTGGAccagaagaaattgatgaagatgaaatgTTTGAGTTACCAGAGGAGTTACAATTGTTACCTAGTGATAAAAAAAGGGAACCATTGAGTGGAATTCTTTGCATTCATTTGGAATCTCTTTTACTTTTATGTACTACTAGAGCAGGTAGAGAATATCTTAGAGAAAAGCATGTTTActcaattattaaagagTTGCATAAAGCTATAGAGATAGAACAAGTGACGGATTTGTGTGACAGAGTGGTGCAGATGTTGAAGAGAGACGAAGCACCAGAAACTGCcgaaattgaagaaatagaaaGTGATtcagatgatgataaaatcGTTGAAATtgtataa